A section of the Microbacterium sp. MM2322 genome encodes:
- the folP gene encoding dihydropteroate synthase, which translates to MTLVMGVVNVTPDSFSDGGRYASHEAAVAHGRALRLDGADLLDIGGESTRPGATRVTADEEQARIVPVIETLAAEGATISVDTMNAATAVAAVAAGARVVNDVSGGLADPDMMSAVAATEADVVLQHWRGHSADMYRTAVYDDIVGEVVGELGERVAAARAAGIPDHRIVVDPGFGFGKTPEQNWQVVRGLAQLVTSGHRVLIGTSRKRMLVVAASGAGIELTGEDRFDLATAVTSVLAAQAGVWAVRVHDVAATRLALAVRTAWEGEG; encoded by the coding sequence ATGACCCTCGTCATGGGGGTCGTCAACGTCACGCCGGACTCGTTCAGCGACGGCGGGCGCTACGCGTCCCACGAGGCTGCCGTCGCGCACGGTCGCGCGCTCCGGCTCGACGGCGCCGACCTGCTCGACATCGGCGGCGAATCGACCCGTCCGGGAGCGACCCGGGTGACGGCCGACGAGGAGCAGGCACGCATCGTGCCCGTCATCGAGACGCTCGCCGCCGAGGGCGCGACCATCAGCGTCGACACGATGAACGCGGCCACCGCGGTTGCGGCTGTCGCCGCGGGTGCGCGCGTCGTCAACGACGTCTCGGGCGGTCTCGCCGACCCCGACATGATGAGCGCGGTCGCCGCGACCGAGGCGGACGTCGTCCTCCAGCACTGGCGCGGCCATTCCGCCGACATGTACCGCACCGCTGTCTACGACGACATCGTCGGCGAGGTGGTCGGCGAACTCGGTGAGCGCGTCGCCGCGGCGCGGGCGGCCGGCATCCCGGATCACCGCATCGTCGTCGACCCGGGTTTCGGCTTCGGCAAGACGCCCGAGCAGAACTGGCAGGTCGTGCGCGGCCTCGCGCAGCTGGTGACCAGCGGGCACCGGGTCCTCATCGGAACGAGCCGCAAACGGATGCTGGTGGTCGCCGCATCGGGCGCCGGAATCGAGCTGACCGGCGAGGACCGCTTCGACCTCGCCACGGCGGTCACGAGCGTCCTCGCGGCGCAGGCGGGCGTGTGGGCGGTCCGCGTGCACGACGTCGCCGCGACCCGCCTGGCCCTCGCGGTGCGGACGGCATGGGAGGGTGAAGGATGA
- the tilS gene encoding tRNA lysidine(34) synthetase TilS — protein MPSLNPAVAEVRRAVRAALTGLPEGAVVLVGLSGGADSLALAAAVGFEAPKLGLRAASVTVDHALQADSADIAVRAARAAAALGVDPLIVRVTVGADGGPEAAAREARYGVLRDAARDAQAAAVLVGHTLDDQAETVLLGLARGSGAGSLQGMAAASDIDGVPLLRPLLEVRRATTREACAAQGLEAWDDPHNLDPRFARVRVRETVLPMLESELGPGIAEALARTAAQLREDAEAFDDMIDETIEDIVEHAEAGIAVSVAALAANPPALRHRIIRHVVASEFHVSLTRSQTLEVARLVTDWSGQGPIDLPGCRARRVGAMIEFTGAGAGAAVPASDRGL, from the coding sequence GTGCCCTCCCTGAATCCCGCCGTCGCCGAGGTCCGCCGCGCCGTCCGTGCCGCCCTCACGGGTCTTCCCGAAGGGGCTGTCGTCCTCGTCGGGCTCTCGGGCGGCGCCGACTCCCTCGCCCTTGCCGCCGCGGTCGGCTTCGAGGCGCCGAAGCTCGGGCTTCGAGCGGCATCCGTCACCGTCGACCACGCACTGCAGGCCGACTCGGCGGACATCGCGGTCCGCGCCGCCCGCGCGGCCGCCGCCCTCGGAGTCGACCCGCTCATCGTGCGCGTCACCGTCGGCGCCGACGGCGGCCCCGAAGCAGCTGCACGTGAGGCCCGCTACGGGGTCCTCCGGGATGCCGCGCGTGACGCGCAGGCCGCCGCAGTGCTCGTGGGGCACACCCTCGACGACCAGGCCGAGACGGTGCTGCTGGGCCTCGCCCGCGGGTCCGGTGCCGGCAGCCTGCAGGGTATGGCGGCGGCATCCGACATCGACGGCGTTCCGCTGCTCCGTCCCCTGCTCGAGGTGCGACGCGCGACCACCCGCGAGGCGTGCGCGGCGCAGGGACTCGAAGCGTGGGACGACCCGCACAACCTCGACCCCCGCTTCGCGCGGGTGCGCGTCCGCGAGACGGTGCTGCCGATGCTCGAATCCGAGCTCGGACCGGGCATCGCCGAGGCCCTCGCCCGGACGGCCGCCCAACTGCGGGAGGATGCCGAGGCCTTCGACGACATGATCGACGAGACGATCGAGGACATCGTCGAGCACGCCGAGGCCGGCATCGCCGTCTCGGTCGCCGCGCTCGCCGCAAATCCGCCCGCGCTCCGGCACCGCATCATCCGGCACGTCGTCGCGAGCGAATTCCACGTCTCGCTCACCCGCAGCCAGACGCTCGAAGTCGCCCGCCTCGTCACCGACTGGTCGGGGCAGGGACCCATCGACCTGCCCGGATGCCGCGCCCGCCGCGTCGGCGCGATGATCGAGTTCACGGGGGCAGGCGCGGGGGCTGCGGTCCCGGCATCCGATCGCGGTCTTTAG
- a CDS encoding inorganic diphosphatase — MGAYDAVIEIPRGSRVKYEVDHGTGRVFLDRVLFTPMGYPANYGFFENTLGEDGDPLDVLVLLDREIYPGVLAKVRPVAVLKMSDEAGGDDKVVAVLAKDPRWAHIQDVDDIDEWTKGEIGHFFERYKDLEPGKWVKVDEWAGVAEAERLVGEAFERFEQHEGETRTQGEGEAPSTL; from the coding sequence ATGGGCGCCTACGACGCCGTCATCGAGATCCCGCGCGGCAGCCGCGTGAAGTACGAGGTCGACCACGGCACAGGCCGCGTCTTCCTCGACCGCGTGCTGTTCACCCCCATGGGTTACCCCGCGAACTACGGCTTCTTCGAGAACACCCTCGGCGAGGACGGCGACCCGCTCGACGTGCTCGTCCTGCTGGACCGTGAGATCTACCCGGGTGTGCTCGCGAAGGTCCGCCCCGTCGCCGTCCTGAAGATGAGCGACGAGGCCGGCGGCGACGACAAGGTCGTCGCGGTCCTGGCCAAGGACCCGCGCTGGGCGCACATCCAGGACGTCGACGACATCGACGAGTGGACCAAGGGCGAGATCGGCCACTTCTTCGAGCGCTACAAGGACCTCGAGCCCGGCAAGTGGGTCAAGGTCGACGAGTGGGCCGGCGTGGCTGAGGCCGAGCGCCTGGTCGGCGAGGCTTTCGAGCGCTTCGAGCAGCACGAGGGCGAGACTCGCACGCAGGGTGAGGGCGAAGCGCCCAGCACGCTCTGA
- the folK gene encoding 2-amino-4-hydroxy-6-hydroxymethyldihydropteridine diphosphokinase translates to MPPTPPRAAGPAHRAVIALGANLGERADTISEAIADLGRLPMTSLVAAADPIESVAITLGGPDAEAPRYLNTVALVDTRLAPTLLLGYLHAIEGRHGRERRERWGSRTLDLDLIAYGDVRSDDPALVLPHPRAAERDFVLDPWLSIDPDAVLPGVGKVADLRAALPGGPS, encoded by the coding sequence ATGCCGCCGACGCCGCCGCGCGCGGCGGGTCCGGCGCATCGCGCCGTCATCGCCCTCGGCGCGAACCTCGGGGAGCGCGCCGACACGATCTCCGAGGCGATCGCCGACCTCGGGCGTCTGCCGATGACGTCGCTGGTCGCTGCGGCCGACCCGATCGAGTCGGTCGCGATCACCCTCGGCGGTCCGGATGCCGAGGCCCCCCGTTACCTGAACACCGTGGCGCTCGTCGACACGCGACTGGCCCCGACCCTGCTCCTCGGCTACCTGCATGCGATCGAGGGGCGTCACGGCCGGGAGCGCCGCGAGCGGTGGGGGAGTCGCACCCTCGATCTCGACCTCATCGCCTACGGCGACGTGCGCTCTGACGATCCGGCCCTCGTGCTGCCGCATCCTCGCGCGGCGGAACGCGACTTCGTGCTGGATCCGTGGCTGAGCATCGACCCGGATGCCGTCCTGCCGGGCGTCGGGAAGGTCGCCGATCTGCGCGCCGCTCTTCCGGGAGGCCCCTCATGA
- a CDS encoding DUF3180 domain-containing protein: MTRTNPLLLVAVAVVAGVAGFFVDQLLTGMGHPSFTPSPLLPILLVALGVAVVLAAIPVRRATVGTAAPVDPFRALRIAMMAKSSSIVGSLVAGFAGGLLVFVLTRPVSPSLGSTGAVVAALGGGLLLVAGALVAEHLCTIRKDDDDDQPGPDEPGYGLSHSD, translated from the coding sequence ATGACCCGCACGAACCCACTCCTGCTCGTCGCCGTCGCCGTCGTGGCGGGAGTTGCCGGCTTCTTCGTGGACCAGTTGCTGACCGGGATGGGGCATCCGAGCTTCACCCCGTCGCCGCTCCTTCCGATCCTCCTCGTCGCCCTCGGCGTCGCGGTCGTCCTGGCTGCCATCCCGGTCCGCCGGGCGACAGTCGGCACGGCGGCGCCCGTCGACCCCTTCCGAGCCCTTCGGATCGCGATGATGGCCAAGTCATCCAGCATCGTCGGGTCGCTCGTGGCGGGATTCGCCGGGGGACTTCTCGTCTTCGTGCTCACACGACCCGTCTCGCCCTCGTTAGGCTCGACAGGTGCGGTGGTCGCCGCGCTGGGGGGCGGGCTGCTCCTCGTCGCCGGCGCCCTTGTCGCCGAACACCTGTGCACCATCCGGAAGGACGATGATGACGACCAGCCCGGACCAGACGAACCCGGCTACGGGCTCTCCCACTCCGACTGA
- the folB gene encoding dihydroneopterin aldolase gives MTDEISITGIRATGFHGVYDHERRDGQEFIADVVLSLSLAPAAASDDVVDTVHYGEVAERVAAILAGDPVDLIETVADRIATAVLTGWPLVDAVAVTVHKPAAPIPVPFDDVAVTVRRSRA, from the coding sequence ATGACCGACGAGATCTCGATCACCGGCATCCGCGCCACCGGGTTCCACGGCGTGTACGACCACGAGCGCCGCGACGGTCAGGAGTTCATCGCCGACGTCGTGCTGTCGCTGTCGCTCGCCCCGGCCGCGGCGAGCGACGACGTCGTCGACACGGTGCACTACGGCGAGGTGGCGGAGCGGGTCGCCGCGATCCTCGCGGGCGATCCGGTGGACCTCATCGAGACGGTTGCCGACCGCATCGCGACGGCCGTCCTCACCGGGTGGCCCCTCGTCGACGCCGTCGCCGTCACGGTGCACAAGCCCGCCGCGCCCATCCCCGTTCCGTTCGACGACGTCGCCGTCACCGTGAGGCGGTCCCGCGCATGA
- a CDS encoding P-loop ATPase, Sll1717 family, with the protein MVAAKFPQFSSLDFGRLDAREEAKRAPGLLINGYFDFENAAYDVASGQAWILIGPKGAGKSACLEHLGLIWNGQHDRFLSRWDLGSFPVADVTKIQVGTSPGPTSTRAAWEFLLLLRVFESLMADQSAAYPAPITGFHKSLVTAGLLGGPDLRTKFFDWSKTTVKFSVLMFGVEGSTQETEATPLQVVDLLRRAIGLIETSARHVVSVDGLDSFFAQAQDQRDSLGALVDASHEVNHFLLDTQARSSVVLAIRHDMFVSLPSTDSAKLGDHAVELDWSRGGTSKGEDLWKLIGAKAKSSVPASHTGLALGDVRKAYLAEPIGIGPHNDLPSYLLAQTRLIPRDLVALMGALQKLHQGAGQIQESTAVAAVKQYADTYFIREMRNNLSHVLPGQSDKVSAFFDALSVLSSRHFNAEALKPELDGIVEKHELRALLNQLFLAGGLGVQSRSAGSMHTNFIFRKTSGGGFSFVADYVLHNALVSALNLNW; encoded by the coding sequence ATGGTCGCCGCCAAGTTTCCTCAGTTCTCATCTCTCGACTTCGGACGCCTGGACGCTCGCGAGGAAGCGAAGCGTGCTCCGGGCCTTCTGATCAACGGCTACTTCGACTTCGAGAACGCGGCCTACGACGTCGCGTCAGGTCAAGCTTGGATTCTGATCGGTCCGAAGGGGGCAGGTAAATCAGCCTGCTTGGAGCATCTCGGGCTCATATGGAACGGACAGCACGATCGCTTCCTGTCTCGGTGGGATCTCGGAAGCTTTCCCGTGGCGGACGTAACGAAGATCCAGGTGGGGACCTCGCCGGGGCCGACCAGCACTCGGGCAGCCTGGGAATTCCTACTCCTTCTACGAGTGTTCGAATCTCTGATGGCAGATCAATCTGCCGCCTATCCGGCCCCCATCACGGGCTTCCACAAGTCTCTCGTCACCGCTGGTTTGCTCGGCGGACCAGACTTGCGCACAAAGTTCTTCGATTGGTCGAAGACGACCGTGAAGTTCAGTGTGCTCATGTTCGGCGTTGAGGGAAGCACGCAGGAGACTGAAGCCACCCCGCTGCAGGTCGTGGACCTCCTGAGGCGCGCCATCGGCCTTATCGAGACCTCCGCTCGACATGTCGTGTCGGTAGATGGGCTTGACTCCTTTTTCGCTCAAGCACAGGATCAGCGGGACTCCCTCGGCGCACTTGTCGATGCCTCTCACGAGGTCAATCACTTCCTTCTAGACACACAGGCTCGATCTTCTGTCGTGTTGGCTATCAGGCACGACATGTTCGTGTCGCTGCCCAGTACTGACTCGGCGAAACTCGGTGACCATGCGGTCGAACTCGACTGGAGTCGGGGCGGGACGAGCAAGGGAGAGGATCTCTGGAAGCTAATTGGCGCCAAGGCAAAGAGCTCCGTGCCGGCTTCACACACGGGCCTCGCGCTCGGCGACGTGCGCAAGGCATATCTCGCTGAACCGATCGGTATCGGACCCCACAACGACCTGCCCTCGTACTTGTTGGCGCAGACGCGACTGATCCCACGCGATCTGGTCGCCCTTATGGGCGCGCTTCAGAAGCTGCATCAGGGGGCCGGCCAGATTCAGGAGTCGACGGCCGTGGCCGCGGTCAAGCAGTACGCTGACACTTACTTCATTCGCGAGATGCGAAACAACTTGAGCCATGTTTTGCCAGGGCAGAGCGACAAGGTATCCGCCTTCTTCGATGCGTTGAGTGTGCTGAGTTCTCGTCATTTCAACGCGGAAGCGCTGAAACCTGAGCTGGACGGCATCGTAGAGAAGCATGAGCTTAGGGCTCTGCTGAACCAGCTTTTCCTAGCGGGTGGACTTGGAGTGCAGTCTCGTAGCGCAGGGTCGATGCACACGAACTTCATCTTCCGCAAGACCTCCGGCGGAGGGTTCTCCTTCGTCGCGGACTATGTGCTTCACAACGCGTTGGTCTCGGCGCTGAATCTCAACTGGTGA
- the folE gene encoding GTP cyclohydrolase I — protein MAVDRTRVSELVRELLEAIGEDPERPGLKLTPQRVADAYAEFFSGVGEDAAAPLAHTISVARGPAPDTLPSGAVMLRDIRFRSVCEHHLLPFAGHAHVAYLPGEQVVGLGALPKVIDILAARPQVQERLGEQIADTIAGSIDTRGVLVVLDAVHECVTMRGGRQPSASTVTIAARGVFTEAAERAEALALLTGGRT, from the coding sequence ATGGCGGTCGACCGCACGCGCGTCTCCGAACTGGTTCGGGAACTGCTCGAGGCCATCGGTGAGGATCCGGAACGCCCCGGCCTGAAGCTGACCCCGCAACGCGTCGCCGACGCCTACGCGGAGTTCTTCTCGGGTGTGGGTGAGGATGCCGCGGCTCCCCTCGCGCACACGATCTCCGTCGCGCGGGGCCCGGCGCCCGACACGCTTCCCTCGGGGGCGGTCATGCTCCGCGACATCCGCTTCCGCTCCGTGTGCGAGCACCACCTGCTGCCGTTCGCCGGTCACGCGCACGTCGCCTACCTGCCCGGCGAGCAGGTCGTCGGACTCGGTGCTCTGCCGAAGGTGATCGACATCCTCGCCGCGCGCCCGCAGGTGCAGGAGCGTCTCGGCGAGCAGATCGCCGACACGATCGCCGGTTCGATCGACACTCGCGGAGTGCTCGTCGTACTCGACGCGGTGCACGAGTGCGTCACGATGCGCGGGGGGCGCCAGCCCTCGGCATCCACTGTCACCATCGCCGCTCGCGGCGTGTTCACCGAGGCGGCGGAGCGCGCGGAGGCCCTCGCCCTCCTCACGGGCGGCCGGACATGA
- the hpt gene encoding hypoxanthine phosphoribosyltransferase, with amino-acid sequence MRAAEIADQLTDVLVTEEEIQAKLEELARRVEADYEGKELLLVGVLKGAVMVMADFARSLKRPIEMDWMAVSSYGAGTKSSGVVQIRKDLDTDISGKHVLIVEDIIDSGLTLSWLLENFASRGAESIEVLALLRKPEAAKVEIDCRYVGFDIPVEFVVGYGLDFAEKYRNLRDVAVLAPHVYS; translated from the coding sequence ATGCGCGCAGCCGAGATCGCCGACCAGCTCACCGATGTCCTCGTCACCGAGGAGGAGATCCAGGCGAAGCTCGAAGAGCTCGCCCGCCGGGTCGAAGCGGACTACGAGGGTAAGGAGCTGCTGCTCGTCGGAGTGCTGAAGGGCGCCGTCATGGTGATGGCCGATTTCGCGCGTTCACTGAAGCGCCCGATCGAGATGGACTGGATGGCCGTGTCGTCGTACGGCGCCGGCACCAAGTCGAGCGGTGTCGTGCAGATCCGCAAGGACCTCGACACCGACATCTCCGGCAAGCACGTCCTGATCGTCGAGGACATCATCGACTCCGGCCTCACCCTCAGCTGGCTGCTCGAGAACTTCGCCTCGCGCGGCGCCGAGTCGATCGAGGTGCTGGCGCTGCTGCGCAAGCCCGAGGCGGCCAAGGTCGAGATCGACTGCCGTTACGTCGGATTCGACATCCCCGTCGAGTTCGTCGTGGGGTACGGATTGGACTTCGCGGAGAAGTACCGCAACCTGCGGGATGTCGCGGTCCTCGCCCCCCACGTCTACTCCTGA
- the ftsH gene encoding ATP-dependent zinc metalloprotease FtsH, which translates to MNVKKLSRNPFVYVVLIGVLLIIGMTLISNLTGAKSITTQEGLKLLDGDTVSQAVLTDGDQRVDLTLDKAFEGSTNVQFYYLTPRAEEVVSAVNSAAPKDGFNDVVPQTSWFGSLISILLPILILGLLFWWLLSSAQGGGSKVMQFGKSRAKLVTKETPTVTFADVAGSDEAIEEMQEIKDFLKDPAKFQAVGARIPKGVLLYGPPGTGKTLLARAVAGEAGVPFYAISGSDFVEMFVGVGASRVRDLFKEAKENAPAIIFIDEIDAVGRHRGAGMGGGHDEREQTLNQMLVEMDGFDPKVSVLVIAATNRPDILDPALLRPGRFDRQIGVDAPDLKGRQRILEVHGRGKPLSPSVDLAVIARKTPGFTGADLANVLNEAALLTARSNAQLIDMRALDEAIDRVIAGPQRRTRVMKDKEKLITAYHEGGHALAAAAMNNTDPVTKVTILPRGKALGYTMVLPLDDKYSITRNELQDQLTYAMGGRVAEEIVFHDPTTGASNDIEKATGIARKMVTEYGMTTDVGPVKLGSSSGEVFMGRDMGHGRDFSERVAERIDAQVRALIEQAHNEAYEVLNANREVLDRLALALLEKETLDHIELAEIFKDITRLPPRPQWLSSSERPVSTLPPVEVPRRAEAPVAANTEAEQTAPETSPARHATGQARPATA; encoded by the coding sequence ATGAACGTCAAGAAGCTCTCCCGCAACCCGTTCGTCTACGTGGTGCTGATCGGCGTTCTTCTGATCATCGGCATGACGTTGATCTCGAACCTCACCGGCGCCAAGAGCATCACCACGCAGGAGGGGCTCAAGCTCCTCGACGGCGACACCGTCTCGCAGGCGGTGCTCACGGACGGCGACCAGCGGGTCGACCTCACGCTCGACAAGGCGTTCGAGGGCTCGACGAACGTGCAGTTCTACTACCTGACGCCCCGCGCCGAGGAAGTCGTCAGCGCGGTGAACTCCGCAGCCCCGAAGGACGGCTTCAACGACGTCGTGCCCCAGACGAGCTGGTTCGGCAGCCTCATCTCGATCCTCCTCCCCATCCTCATCCTCGGTCTGCTCTTCTGGTGGTTGCTCTCCAGCGCCCAGGGCGGCGGCAGCAAGGTCATGCAGTTCGGCAAGTCGCGCGCGAAGCTCGTGACGAAGGAGACCCCCACGGTCACCTTCGCCGACGTCGCCGGCTCCGACGAGGCCATCGAGGAGATGCAGGAGATCAAGGACTTCCTGAAGGACCCGGCCAAGTTCCAGGCCGTGGGCGCCCGCATCCCGAAGGGCGTGCTGCTGTACGGCCCTCCCGGAACCGGCAAGACCCTGCTCGCCCGCGCCGTCGCCGGCGAAGCAGGAGTTCCCTTCTACGCGATCTCGGGATCGGACTTCGTCGAGATGTTCGTGGGTGTCGGCGCGAGCCGTGTCCGCGACCTCTTCAAGGAGGCCAAGGAGAACGCTCCGGCCATCATCTTCATCGACGAGATCGACGCCGTCGGTCGCCACCGCGGCGCCGGCATGGGTGGCGGGCACGACGAGCGCGAGCAGACGCTCAACCAGATGCTCGTCGAGATGGACGGCTTCGACCCCAAGGTGTCGGTGCTCGTCATCGCGGCCACCAACCGCCCCGACATCCTCGACCCGGCGCTGCTGCGTCCGGGCCGCTTCGACCGTCAGATCGGCGTCGACGCCCCCGACCTCAAGGGCCGCCAGCGCATCCTCGAGGTGCACGGCCGCGGCAAGCCGCTGTCGCCCTCGGTCGACCTCGCCGTCATCGCGCGCAAGACGCCCGGCTTCACCGGCGCCGACCTCGCGAACGTCCTGAACGAAGCCGCTCTCCTGACGGCGCGCTCCAACGCGCAGCTCATCGACATGCGCGCCCTCGACGAGGCGATCGACCGCGTCATCGCCGGTCCGCAGCGCCGCACGCGCGTCATGAAGGACAAGGAGAAGCTCATCACGGCGTACCACGAGGGCGGCCACGCCCTCGCTGCCGCGGCGATGAACAACACCGACCCCGTCACGAAGGTCACGATCCTTCCCCGCGGCAAGGCGCTCGGATACACGATGGTGCTGCCGCTCGACGACAAGTACTCCATCACCCGCAACGAGCTGCAGGACCAGCTGACATACGCCATGGGCGGCCGCGTCGCCGAGGAGATCGTCTTCCACGACCCGACCACGGGTGCATCGAACGACATCGAGAAGGCCACGGGCATCGCCCGCAAGATGGTCACCGAGTACGGCATGACCACCGACGTGGGCCCGGTCAAGCTCGGCTCGTCGTCGGGTGAGGTCTTCATGGGCCGCGACATGGGTCACGGGCGCGACTTCAGCGAGCGGGTCGCCGAACGGATCGACGCCCAGGTGCGCGCACTCATCGAGCAGGCCCACAACGAGGCCTACGAGGTGCTGAACGCGAACCGTGAGGTCCTCGACCGCCTGGCCCTCGCCCTCCTCGAGAAGGAGACGCTCGACCACATCGAGCTCGCCGAGATTTTCAAGGACATCACGCGTCTGCCCCCGCGCCCGCAGTGGCTCTCGAGCAGCGAGCGTCCCGTCTCCACCCTTCCTCCCGTCGAGGTTCCGCGTCGCGCGGAAGCCCCCGTCGCGGCGAACACCGAGGCCGAGCAGACGGCCCCCGAGACTTCTCCCGCGCGCCACGCGACGGGACAGGCTCGACCCGCGACGGCCTGA
- a CDS encoding PH domain-containing protein, giving the protein MTTSPDQTNPATGSPTPTDETFTRILEPRGAHRLPLGDGTWRQLSRKYVIGQMIGNVVGLLVIAAAVVTLWLVFEATWPFIPGGILFAIFLVALVVTPRQARSIGYQLREDDLVFRRGILWQRMVSVPYGRLQLVDITHGPLDRMLGIAQLKLVTAAASTGITIPGLPQRDAEQLRDTLIEVAETRRTGL; this is encoded by the coding sequence ATGACGACCAGCCCGGACCAGACGAACCCGGCTACGGGCTCTCCCACTCCGACTGACGAGACCTTCACGAGGATCCTCGAACCCCGCGGCGCCCACCGGCTGCCGCTGGGGGATGGGACGTGGCGCCAGCTCTCGCGCAAGTACGTGATCGGTCAGATGATCGGCAACGTTGTCGGACTGCTGGTGATCGCCGCCGCGGTGGTGACGCTGTGGCTCGTGTTCGAGGCGACGTGGCCCTTCATCCCGGGCGGCATCCTCTTCGCGATCTTCCTCGTCGCGCTCGTCGTCACCCCGCGCCAGGCGCGCTCGATCGGCTACCAGCTGCGCGAGGACGACCTGGTCTTCCGCCGCGGCATCCTGTGGCAGCGGATGGTGTCGGTCCCCTACGGCCGGCTGCAGCTCGTCGACATCACGCACGGTCCGCTCGATCGGATGCTGGGCATCGCCCAGCTGAAGCTCGTCACCGCGGCGGCATCCACCGGCATCACGATCCCCGGCCTGCCGCAGCGCGACGCGGAGCAGCTGCGGGACACGCTCATCGAGGTGGCTGAGACCCGGCGGACCGGCCTGTGA
- a CDS encoding M23 family metallopeptidase: MIDLPEATGADCGCAPTAEEARSFASRISRRNALGLGVLGVAAASTGVGFALPAFAATSYPSWDDVQKARQNEASKGSEITRIQNLISSLQNDVVAKQAEAERLGVEYQDALIAFEDAAARAESLQAQADAQTAIADEAASKLGVLAAQQYRSGKGDATMELFFSDSSASADDLLGRLGTMDRLVDANRDVYAEAVGARDSAKNLANQAAVAREERDKRKVEAEQKMQAAQEAAQAAQAALAAQNEHREVLEAQLQALQDTTAKTVVAYKAGVEAERKRREAAARKAREEAARKAREEEARRLAEEKRRREEAAANANNGGSGGSSGGGSSGGGGGSSSGGSGGVVQSSGWVRPAHGWISSWFGVRGSICSSGGCTASGHRGIDFANPCGSPIYAAASGTVIFAGYSGAWGNYIQVRHSDGTVTGYAHIISGGYNVGYGDYVRAGQTIAYIGSTGASTGCHLHFEVYLGGVRVDPAPFLRNRGVSV; encoded by the coding sequence GTGATCGACCTACCCGAAGCGACCGGTGCCGACTGCGGCTGCGCGCCGACCGCCGAAGAGGCGCGCTCGTTCGCCTCTCGAATCAGCCGTCGCAATGCCCTGGGGCTCGGCGTCCTCGGTGTGGCCGCGGCATCCACCGGTGTGGGGTTCGCCCTCCCGGCCTTCGCCGCCACCTCGTATCCCAGCTGGGACGACGTCCAGAAGGCCCGCCAGAACGAAGCCTCCAAGGGCTCTGAGATCACCCGCATCCAGAACCTCATCTCGTCGCTTCAGAATGACGTCGTCGCGAAGCAGGCCGAAGCCGAGCGCCTCGGAGTCGAGTACCAGGACGCCCTCATCGCGTTCGAAGACGCGGCAGCCCGAGCCGAATCGCTCCAAGCCCAAGCGGATGCCCAGACGGCGATCGCCGACGAAGCCGCCAGCAAGCTCGGCGTGCTCGCCGCGCAGCAGTACCGCTCCGGCAAGGGCGACGCGACCATGGAGCTCTTCTTCTCCGACTCGTCCGCCAGCGCCGACGACCTCCTCGGCCGACTCGGCACGATGGACCGCCTCGTCGACGCCAACCGCGACGTGTACGCCGAGGCAGTCGGGGCGCGCGACAGCGCGAAGAACCTCGCCAACCAGGCCGCCGTCGCCCGCGAGGAGCGCGACAAGCGCAAGGTCGAGGCCGAGCAGAAGATGCAGGCTGCGCAGGAGGCCGCCCAGGCCGCCCAGGCCGCGCTCGCCGCTCAGAACGAGCACCGAGAGGTGCTCGAAGCCCAGCTCCAGGCCCTCCAAGACACCACCGCGAAGACCGTCGTCGCGTACAAGGCCGGCGTCGAAGCGGAGCGCAAGCGCCGCGAAGCAGCAGCTCGCAAGGCGCGCGAAGAAGCGGCACGCAAAGCCCGTGAAGAAGAAGCGCGCCGCCTCGCCGAAGAGAAGCGCCGCCGCGAAGAAGCCGCAGCGAACGCGAACAACGGTGGCAGCGGCGGCTCGAGCGGCGGCGGGTCCTCCGGTGGCGGCGGCGGAAGCAGCAGCGGCGGAAGCGGCGGCGTCGTCCAGAGCTCCGGCTGGGTGCGACCCGCCCACGGCTGGATCAGCTCCTGGTTCGGCGTCCGCGGCAGCATCTGTTCCTCCGGTGGCTGCACCGCCAGCGGGCACCGCGGCATCGACTTCGCCAACCCCTGCGGATCGCCCATCTACGCCGCGGCATCCGGCACCGTCATCTTCGCCGGATACAGCGGCGCCTGGGGCAACTACATCCAGGTCCGCCACAGCGACGGAACGGTCACCGGTTACGCGCACATCATCAGCGGCGGCTACAACGTCGGGTACGGCGACTACGTCCGCGCCGGCCAGACGATCGCCTACATCGGCAGCACCGGCGCGTCCACCGGCTGCCACCTGCACTTCGAGGTCTACCTCGGCGGCGTGCGGGTCGACCCGGCACCGTTCCTGCGGAACCGCGGCGTCAGCGTCTGA